The genomic region TTTCAACCCCAATCCATTTCTATTTGTTAGAGGAAAATTCTTTActgataaattaaaaatttatcttattttttactaACGTGGATAAACTATAtctctttaaattataaataataaacttatcaaaaaatatataaatattaaaaaaataaaatctcaatcctttttaaaagtattaatcattgaattaaattcaaattgttCAAAAAATTGGATATTTAAtacaatttaatttaataaaaataatattattccTTCCAAagattagtttttttttgaattagtATTATTTTTCCAAATCCAACAgtgagaagaaaaaatttattcacTTTTTAACTTGTTATTAAAGATTCAAGATTGGATTTTACATGAATTAGTTGAGGTGAAAGAGTACTTCCTTGAGATAAGTCCTtgttatataaaaacaaattaaattttctttcgaAGATGGAATTTCCGTAAATTAAAGAATAGAAAACTGGGATTTtcagaaatgacaaaattaaaataaagctgcattaatccaataattaaaacaattaGTCAAATGATAAGgctataaataaaaataaaaataaaaataaaagctgATTAGCTTTTACTTGTTCTTCCAACAGagataaaggaaagaaagagagagagagataaacTGAGAGAGCTCTTCTGCTCACACCGTCGTGGTTACTTCCTGCAGAAGGTTCTCTGTGATTCTCCCATTattactataaaaaaaaaaaaccaaagaagaAGACgtagatatttaaaaaaataaaaaaaattttatatcgAAGGGGTTTCGTGGAGAGAACCTTGTTTCCAAccctataaaaaaaaaattccctcCTTTCAGATTCCTTCTCTTCACGTAATTGCTTTTGATTTTTGTCTCCTCTCAGCTTCCGATTCCTCTTCCCTTTCCTCTTCGAAACGCCCTTTTCATTTTCCCTGGAGGAAACGTGGGGATTATCTGAGAATTGAGGTGGGGTTTTCTCTGGGTCTGTGgtaattaattgaatttgttGGTGGGTTGATCATGATAGGATTTTGGTGGCTTTATAATTGTTGGGTCTGGTCGGAATTCGGCTTTTTGGGATAAATTTCATGGTGGGTCTATTTCGATTTAGGGGTTTTGAGAAGGATTCAAGCTTAAATTTGGGAATTTTATTGGTCTGCTATATTTTTTGTGGGAGCCGTTGCAGAGGTGGATTTGgtcaaaattttgagttttatCATTAAAGGAAGAGTTTTTGggatttttttgtcatttgacTGCGGGTTAATTTgcaaaaatattgaattttgagTGGTCTATTTGAGATTTTTATTGTGGTTTCTGGGAGCTGAAGAAAAGATGAGTTCAAGTATCACGGAGAATTTGGTTCCTGAAGGGAAGCTTTTGGTTCATATAGCTGAAAATGGACATTCgtttgagcttgattgtgaTGAAACTACATTGGTTGAAGCAGTTATGCAATCGATCCAACCAGTTTCCGGGATTCACTTTAATGATCAGCTTGTTCTATGTTCAGACATGAAACTTGAGCCACATAGGCCACTTTCTGCATATAAGCTTCCTTCTAGTGACCGCGAAGTCTTCATATTTAACAAGTCAAGGTTGCAAACTAATTCCCCCCCACCAATACCAGAGCAAGTTGATATAGATGAAGTTTCAGAACCCCGGCCGCCAGCTTCTTCTAGTGATCCTCATCCTTTGGATGATGCTCCCGACCCTGCTTTGAAGGCTTTACCTTCTTATGAGAGGCAATTTAGGTACCATTATCACCGTGGACATGTTATATATAATCGAACACTAGCAAAGTTGAATAATTGTGAAAGGCTGTTGAGGGAGCAGAAGGTTCAGGAGAGAGCATTGGAAGTTGCAAGGAGTAATTTAGATCAATATTATAGGATGATTCACCAAAATTGTTCGGAATTCATGAAGCGCTATAAACAGCAATATCGTTTTCATTCTGATTTGTTGGCAAACTTTGATAAGGATATGCAGAAGTTGAGATCCACCAAGCTTCATCCTACATTGCAGACTGCTACTAGGAAATGCTTATTGGATTTTCTGAAGGAAGATAACTTAAGGAAGTCCGCAGATGATTGTAACAGCTCCCACAAGCAGTTTGAGAACAAAGTTGTAGATTTCAATCAGACGTTTGGTGAAGTGAAGCGCAAGGTAGAGGAGTTGTTCACTTGGAGGGCTACCTTacctattaaaaatttagaactAACCATTAAGGAGCACCATCGGTACCTGAATGAACAGAAGAGCATTATGCAGTCTTTAAGGTTTGCTCTCTTGgtttatgcatttttttccttcctagtAATTTGAAGGGAGTTTTGATCTTTACATACCATCCACCTTGCATTATGGTTTAAAGTTCTGATTCAGAGAGTTGATCATTTATGCAAGTTTTCCTGTTTCAATCTTGAACtcttcatgttttctttttatatggATGCTTGACCTCACAGTAGGTGAAATTGAGACTTTGGTATGGACAAATCAttgcttttgttcttcttttgaCCTTTGTTCTGCATGATTTGTCAGAAATGTTGCAATGAATATTTAGATACACAACCTAGGACAAATGTCTGATCCGCATGGCTGCTGGAATGGAAGCAGGGATTAGCATTACAGATTAGAAAAGAACTGAGTTGGTGTGTTTCTTGTCTGAATTGATGTTTAGGCATTAAGGCCCTTTGGTTGGAAATTCAAAGTGGAGATTTGAGGAGCTAGACATTGATGACTTCATGTTTATTGTGGAAATAATCGATATCCAGGGCAGTGATGAATTGAAGTCAATCACCTGAGTGATTGATGAGGATTGTCAGAACTTGCAGATGAGGATTATCCTTTTTACAAATATTATATGGCCTTATCAATTTGGAGGAGGTTTATTGTTGGGTTTCCTCATGTCCATGTCGGGgactgctttttttttttttgggttacaAGAGGGAGCATTGCGGCTTGAACCTAAGATCTCTGATCTGTCAGAGACTGCCTTTGTTGTAGAGCTTAGCGTATAATAACTTATGTACATCAATCTAAAGTAGTGTCAACTTCAGAACTTTTCAAACGCAAGATTGGGAGTGTTAATGTCATAGTTGTCTAAAAAAGTCATAAAAGGGTCAAGGACCTTTAATAACACTTGAAAACGTATTTGAAGCATGCATAAgtgaaaatatttcttttaatgctAGCTATTAATACTTCACCTCTTATAGAATATTTTGAGTTAATCTATATTTTAGACAATTTTACAATGCTTATTTCCTCTATACTCTACTTTCTGAGATCCAAATGGATCTTACATGTTCCAGTCATAAGGTTGAGttttgtttaataatttttttgcaacTGCTTTATAGTTTACACTGTTTTCTATGTTCGTCATCTGGGGTGTTATTCTGTAATAGTTGTCTTCGTAGAATTTCATTGATGTCTGAAATTGAAGAATTTGGGTGTCTATTCTTGCAGCAAAGATGTCAATACAGTGAAGAAGCTTGTAGATGATTGTCTGTCCTGCCAATTGTCTTCTTCCCTTCGTCCTCATGATGCAGTTTCAGCCCTGGGTCCTATGTACGATGTCCACGACAAGAGTCATCTGCCCAGGATGCTGGCTTGTGAGCGTGCAATATCAAAGCTGCTTGACTTTTTTAAGGATAAGAAGAATGAGATGAACATCTTTGTTCACAACTACATGCAAAAAACAACCTATGTTACGTACTATATTAAGGATGTCAAGTTGCAGTTTCCTGTTTTCAGAGAGGCGATGATCCGTCAGGATGATCTATTTACGGACCTTAAGTCTGTCCGTGGAATTGGTCCCGCATATAGAGCCTGTCTTGCTGAAATAGTAAGAAGAAAGGCATCTATGAAGCTTTACATGGGCATGGCTGGTCAGCTGGCTGAAAGGCTTGCAACAAAGAGAGAAGTTGAGGTCAGGAGACGAGAGGAGTTTCTAAAAGCACATGGTCGTTTCATACCCAAGGATGTATTGGCTTCCATGGGGTTATGTGATACCCCTAGCCAGTGCGATGTCAATATAGCTCCTTTTGACACTACATTGCTTGATATTGATATTCCTGATCTGGACCATTATGCTCCTGAGTATTTAGCTGGACTGCCTACCAAGGCTGAGAAGCCTGGTAGCTTAAGAGCTTCTATTTCCATGTCGAATGAGAGTTCTAATTTGGCTGATACTGAAGAGGTTGGTGTAGATACTCTTGAAAAAGATGATTCTGATGACTTCCTTGGATGTGAACTGGTAGAGATTGCTGGAACTAGCAAGATGGAAGTTGAGAATGCAAAACTGAAAGCTGAACTTGCTTCTGCAATAGCCCTGATTTGTTCTATGGGTCCtgaatttgaatatgaatCACTTGATGATAGTAAAGTAAATAATTTGTTGAAAGATGCTGCAGAAAAGACTGCTGAAGCCTTGCATCTAAAAGATGAGTATGGGAAACACCTCCAGTCTATGCTCAAGGCAAAGCAAATGCAGTGTGTTTCATATGAGAAGCGCATTCAGGAACTGGAGCAGAGATTGTCTGATAAGTATTCACAGGGGCAAAAGCTTTCCACAACTAATGATGGCACTGACTTTGGCCTCCTGGCTTCAAAGGCTGTTGATTGCAAGCCAGAAATCTCAGGTTGTGAGGTCAATATGCCTCGCATATCTACATCTGAGCCCATGGATGAGGTTTCATGCATTTCTAATTCTTTGGATGCAAAGCTGGGACTTTTTACACGGCAATCAAGCAAAGGTCGAGAAGGGGTTGATGAGAATATGATGGATTCCTCTGGAATACTCAACCCTCAGTTGGATTCATCAATGCAAGAGCCGCATCGAGAAGAACTGCAAGTTGGTGAGAAAGATGGTAAAGATAAGATAGTGGGACATTCGGGCATGTCACTCACTAACAGTTCTACCGCAGAGAGCATGCCTGAGCCTTTGAATGCTTTACCTTGTGGGACAGCAGCTGAGCTGATTTTCGATTCTAAAGTTAGGGAGGATCTTGTGTTGGAATTGCAAAGTGCACTTGCAGAGAAGTCAAACCAATTAAGTGTAACTGAAACCAAGCTCAGAGATGCTTTGGATGAGGTTGCCATGCTTAGGAGGGAGATGGAAACAAGTAGTAAACTTCTTGATGAATCTCAGGTAGAGCAGATGAAAATTTTTCCCTCCCTATTTGCATTTTGGTTTTCCTGAAAATTGTGATAATTTAGCTGATTCTATTTGCATTTCTTACTGTTCTTAATTTAGCATGTCCTTTTTTAAGCATTCATGTTAGGTAATGCATGGATATTACTGGGATTCCCTGCTTCACATGTTATGAACTACATTATTTGAAGTCATATACTTTATTTTAGTACTTTAAGTTACCTGGAATATTATGTGGAAGTGGCGATGAAACTTGGTGCGAATTGTTAGGCTAACTATCTGCATATTGCATAACAAGGTTATTCTTGTATGTTGAATGCATTAAGCTGCCTATTCTTCACTTCAGCACCTTTTGTAGTAGCCCACCCACAGTATGGgtggagagagagacagaATTGGAGAAGACTAAGACTAAAGAACATTCGAGGTGTAACTAACTTTTCAAAGTGAGAGAAAATGTGATAAAGTAAGAGGTTGAACTAGGTGCCCAAATTGGATGGCAGACCAActttcttataaatttaggAGGAGGTTAATGGTGAACTCAAGGGCTCCTTTATATATTGTAGAGAGGTTATGAACTTGTTAATGTTATTACTTTTCTAATAGTTTTTCTGGTATGCTAGAGTCGATTTGAAACTTGGTAGCAATTGCTAAGCTGTTCTATCTGCAAATTATGGCTGAGAGTTTTAGCCTTTTCAGTATTACTAAAAAGCAGCATGGGTATAATGGGCTGTATGCTGTCTCCTTTTTAATGCAGTTCCTTTGAGTTGATTTAAAGATTCTAGGAACAAGGAATTTTATTCTTCTGTGGTAGAATCCACTTAAAGTTGGGATGTCTGGAGGATCAAGTCTATGACAGCACCCAGATTACATCTAATTGCATTGTGAGGATTGTATGCCCTGTTACAGTGATATCatgtaattttaaatttcctGAAAATATCTTTAGCGAATGAGATAATCAAACCTTGATTATTTTCAAGCCATTGATTGActgccttttctttttgctttctcCTGTTTCGTTTTCATTATTTCTGACTTTTTCCCTAATGCCCCTTGTCATCAATATTCCAATGTTGCTTTAGTTTAAAGTTATGAGGTTGTTGTTATGGTTGATTTACATCTTTGTTCCTAAGACAAATGTAATGCATGTAATCAACATTGCGTTTTCTCTCAAGTCTGCATCCCCCCTTTCTATTATGGTGGATAAGGCCACCTAGGTGAGATCTTGTCTAATATTGTTGGCAGTTAGgtgtaaatataaatatatagaaaagTGGATACTAAAAGCTTTGATTTGTCTGATGACATTTTTGCCTGTGTAGTAGCTGGTGTGCTTGTGAAAagaatttcatttatttttatttttgcctcCCGCTTGTGAGGTATAGTTTGCAAACCTTAGGGATTCTGGGGAAATTGGAGAAACGGCAAAAAATTGTCGTTTCTTATGAAGTATTTAGTAACTAATGGCTTCTAGATAGCATTAAAGGgactaaaaataattgttgCAGCCAATTGTGCTGCCAATCAAATTTGATATGAGGGAATGTTGGAGGAAAGtattttatttgctttaaTAGTGTAAATTAGCTATTTGATCACCATTACATGCTAAACTCTAATTTTTCCCTCTCTGAGTTGCAGATGAACTGTGCTCACTTAGAGAATTGTTTGCATGAAGCAAGGGAGGAAGCCCAAAGCCATCGTTGTGCTGCTGATCGGAGGGCCTCAGAGTATAGTGCACTGCGTGCATCTGCTGTGAAGATGCgtggtatttttgaaagactTCGAAATTGTGTCTACGCTCCTGGTGGGATGGCTGGTTTTGCTGATTCTTTGCGTGCTTTGGCTCAGTCTTTGGCCAAGTAAGTTACTTGCTACAATGCTTGTGAGGCTTCCACAGTAGTAATTTTATGTTCAGTCTCACCAACTCCCACTATTTCCCTTTCCAGTGTTAGGCCATTTTTAGGTGCAAAAGATTGGTGGGCTTAGGGCTGGAATAAAACTAGAaacttattttattctctactttataaattaaagcagagagaaagcttaatcaaattttaaagttGAAGTCCATGcacaaaaattatttgttcATAATAAAACTTTTAGGTCCTATTTAGCATTCCAGAAAGTGCATTTGTTTATAAGAATGTAGTTGTAAATGCATTTTTCCCCCCTTTCAACACATtgcttttttcaatttttggggaaAAAGTTGAAACTTCTGTAATCTAATATACTTAGAAGTTTAAAGGGCTATACACAGACATGACTGTTATCTTTTCTGATGTTCTGaagtgtattttttttttcctgttgAATATCACTTATGTGATTGACAATTTAATGACAATGTTCCAAACATCTGTGCTATGAAATTTTCAGTTCCATTAGTGATAGTGAAGATGATGGAACTGCTGAGTTCCGCAAATGTATCCGGGTCCTTGCCGAAAAAGTTGGTTTCTTGTCCAGGCATCGCGAAGAGCTGCATGAGAAGTACACTAATATTGAAGCAGTAAAGGAACAGCTTAGGAAGGAACTGGAAGAGAAAAATGAGCTGGTTAAAACCCTCTACACTAAGCATCAACTTGAGAAGCAGGTAACCTGTTCTCAATGATAGGGCTGGGTGGATAAGACTTGTTTATGCCATGCAGATATATGCTTGAACCACGAAAAAAAGTTTCTACCAGCTTTTGTTCTTGCCGAGCCATTAACCATGTATAGCAAGCTGTTgtagaataaataatttgcTTGTCACTTATTCTTCCTGATTATTCTAAATCTAATTGTTCATGgcctctttctttttatgtGCATGCACAGAGAGGATATATAGGATCTTTTTAGTCTTAACTAAGTTGTTTGATGTTCTTGGTTCAGGCAAACAAGGAAAAGATATCTTTCAGCCGCTTGCAGGTCCATGAGATTGCTGCATTTGTACTTAACTCAGCTGGGCATTATGAGGCTATCACCCGAAACTGCTCCAACTACTACTTGTCTACTGAATCTGTGGCCTTGTTTACTGATCATCTCCCAATCCAACCAAGCTTTATTGTCGGCCAGATTGTGCATATTGAGCGCCAAACTGTAAAGTCACTGCCGCCTTCATCAACTAGACCTGAGCATGGTAGGGCGGATCCTGTGGATCAAATGACTTTTGACTCTGGGACAGAGCGGTTAACCTTGAATTCTGGATCAAGTTTAAACCCCTATGGTCTCCCTATTGGATGTGAATACTTCATTGTGACAGTAGCCATGTTACCTGATACCACCATTCATTCAGCGCCTCCTTCCTGATCCCTGCCCTGAAAGCAGATATGACATGATGGAAGAAACCAAAGTGTACATACGTTATAAAAGCCATCATGGTGGCAGTTGATCTAGATTTTCCTTTTGTACAGCTGATATTCCAAGTTTAATTTCCTTTGTACATAAAGCTCCTCTTTTTAGAtatgtaaaaagaaaaaaaaaactgtaaATATTCTCCAGGCATTTGCCCTTTAACAAAGCCTTGCTCATTTATTCAAAGTTCATTTCAAAAATGTGCTTCTGCATGCTTGAACATCATCTACCCCATCATCTTTACCTGTAAAATATCACTTGAAGGCAATCATCACCTGCATTATTTCCTGATGTTGCTAGCAGAAATGAGTTTTATTTCCTGATGTTGTCTCAGACCAGCTGCCCTTTTGAATTGTTGTTATTAAGAAAGCTGGATGTCTGCAAATGTTTGTGGTAATATTCGTTGCATTCACTAGCGATTAGGACTTGTTTTACCGTGGTGTGATTGCAACCCTTTCCTTTGTTGTTAGACATACCCGTAAAGCCTTACTATGAACActttttaaacatattttcagAATCTAATGCTTCGGAAGTTTGAACCCATTTTgtgataattaaattttgcaaATGATATCTGGTGGAGGATGTACGGAGGACTGGATTTTTGTCACCAATGAATATTAGCACTTGGGACCTTGTCATAGACATCAATACATGGGCAAAGTTTATAATGACAGGAAAATCAGGAAACCATAGACATTTTTACATAaagttttcattttccttatgGATGCATCTTACATAAATAGCTACTATTTAGGAGATGAGGATGACTGGATGAGAGTTTCA from Theobroma cacao cultivar B97-61/B2 chromosome 9, Criollo_cocoa_genome_V2, whole genome shotgun sequence harbors:
- the LOC18589024 gene encoding autophagy-related protein 11 produces the protein MSSSITENLVPEGKLLVHIAENGHSFELDCDETTLVEAVMQSIQPVSGIHFNDQLVLCSDMKLEPHRPLSAYKLPSSDREVFIFNKSRLQTNSPPPIPEQVDIDEVSEPRPPASSSDPHPLDDAPDPALKALPSYERQFRYHYHRGHVIYNRTLAKLNNCERLLREQKVQERALEVARSNLDQYYRMIHQNCSEFMKRYKQQYRFHSDLLANFDKDMQKLRSTKLHPTLQTATRKCLLDFLKEDNLRKSADDCNSSHKQFENKVVDFNQTFGEVKRKVEELFTWRATLPIKNLELTIKEHHRYLNEQKSIMQSLSKDVNTVKKLVDDCLSCQLSSSLRPHDAVSALGPMYDVHDKSHLPRMLACERAISKLLDFFKDKKNEMNIFVHNYMQKTTYVTYYIKDVKLQFPVFREAMIRQDDLFTDLKSVRGIGPAYRACLAEIVRRKASMKLYMGMAGQLAERLATKREVEVRRREEFLKAHGRFIPKDVLASMGLCDTPSQCDVNIAPFDTTLLDIDIPDLDHYAPEYLAGLPTKAEKPGSLRASISMSNESSNLADTEEVGVDTLEKDDSDDFLGCELVEIAGTSKMEVENAKLKAELASAIALICSMGPEFEYESLDDSKVNNLLKDAAEKTAEALHLKDEYGKHLQSMLKAKQMQCVSYEKRIQELEQRLSDKYSQGQKLSTTNDGTDFGLLASKAVDCKPEISGCEVNMPRISTSEPMDEVSCISNSLDAKLGLFTRQSSKGREGVDENMMDSSGILNPQLDSSMQEPHREELQVGEKDGKDKIVGHSGMSLTNSSTAESMPEPLNALPCGTAAELIFDSKVREDLVLELQSALAEKSNQLSVTETKLRDALDEVAMLRREMETSSKLLDESQMNCAHLENCLHEAREEAQSHRCAADRRASEYSALRASAVKMRGIFERLRNCVYAPGGMAGFADSLRALAQSLANSISDSEDDGTAEFRKCIRVLAEKVGFLSRHREELHEKYTNIEAVKEQLRKELEEKNELVKTLYTKHQLEKQANKEKISFSRLQVHEIAAFVLNSAGHYEAITRNCSNYYLSTESVALFTDHLPIQPSFIVGQIVHIERQTVKSLPPSSTRPEHGRADPVDQMTFDSGTERLTLNSGSSLNPYGLPIGCEYFIVTVAMLPDTTIHSAPPS